A stretch of Methanobrevibacter sp. YE315 DNA encodes these proteins:
- a CDS encoding nitroreductase family protein gives MTLKEQIYIRKSCRKYLDGEIDMNQIHDFMKTVKPLNSQINYSYEILTLDEVKNHARFSAPYYLALFTDNRENYVDMGFIFQQLCLYLQSIGIGTCWVGLASPKKKNSDFVISIAFGKSDDMTREKSKFKRKTLSKISDFEDKRLVPAQLAPSSINSQPWYFKHTSDGFDVYRAKHNIIKRRFIKKWNLIDIGIALSHLYVTNEDSFEYEIKTDFEDIRGYIYVASIKI, from the coding sequence ATGACTTTAAAAGAACAAATTTACATTAGAAAATCCTGCCGCAAATATCTGGATGGGGAAATCGACATGAATCAAATCCATGATTTCATGAAAACCGTAAAGCCGTTAAACAGCCAAATCAATTATAGTTATGAAATCTTAACACTTGATGAAGTTAAAAACCATGCCCGTTTTTCTGCTCCCTATTATTTGGCGTTATTTACAGACAATAGGGAAAATTATGTGGATATGGGTTTTATTTTCCAGCAATTGTGTCTTTATCTTCAAAGCATAGGCATCGGTACTTGTTGGGTGGGCCTTGCTTCTCCTAAAAAGAAGAATTCCGATTTTGTAATTTCAATAGCTTTCGGCAAATCCGATGACATGACAAGAGAAAAGTCCAAATTCAAGAGAAAGACATTATCCAAAATCTCCGATTTTGAAGATAAGAGATTGGTTCCGGCACAACTTGCTCCATCATCCATTAACTCTCAGCCATGGTATTTCAAGCATACTTCCGATGGCTTTGATGTTTACAGGGCAAAACATAATATCATAAAGCGTAGATTTATAAAAAAATGGAATCTTATTGACATAGGTATAGCTTTGTCACATCTGTATGTAACCAATGAAGACTCCTTTGAATATGAAATAAAAACTGATTTTGAAGATATTCGTGGCTACATTTACGTTGCAAGTATTAAAATTTAA
- a CDS encoding MJ1255/VC2487 family glycosyltransferase: MIFSIVIPTYNEEEYLPILLDSIKEQDFDDYEVIVADANSTDKTKEIAESYGCIVVEGGMPAVGRNNGAKAAKGDILIFLDSDLKLTEDYLRDVLYEFQMERLGIAITQMKPLSNKVEDKLFHEFANYFMISVENIKPHGAGCYGIIAKRSLHEKCNGFDESLTFGEDTDYIERLAKIERFKVLRNAKIGVSTRRLEEEGIVTLIQQYGKSTVNDFLGKRTDASELNYNFGHSTETLSKSKLSRLERGTERINELKGTYDESLQKINRTRQRINTNKKKRDKKVVFYCACGEGMGHAIRTGVIVDKIKEKYDVYIFSSDRAYEYLNSKFDNVYEIGGFNTVYINNKVNNLRTLSNAIKRNPTNMKVGYEKLYKKARELKPDVIVTDFEIYATMVSKLLSIPLISLDNIHMITQTKIDYPKKHYAEMIKAKGVIKTYVVKPKVHILTSFFYPKVRPRKNAVIYPPIIREDILKLEPSEDDHIIVYQTSKESVKLVNKLKSLKNEKFIVYGFNKNEVDENLTYKEFNEDVFYDDLASSKAVICNGGFTFISEAICLKKPIYSVPAIGNFEQTLNGFYVRKLGYGEYHEVMSPQKVKAFLNRLPTYKEKLSRVKKTNNEGIVQELIYRIEKYSR; encoded by the coding sequence ATGATTTTCAGCATTGTTATACCTACTTATAATGAAGAAGAATACCTCCCAATTCTCCTAGACAGTATCAAAGAGCAAGATTTTGATGATTATGAAGTCATTGTAGCTGATGCGAACTCAACCGATAAAACAAAAGAAATTGCGGAAAGCTACGGTTGCATAGTCGTAGAGGGAGGCATGCCGGCAGTAGGTAGGAACAATGGTGCAAAAGCGGCTAAAGGAGATATTTTAATATTCCTGGATTCTGATTTAAAGCTTACAGAAGATTATTTAAGAGATGTCCTATACGAATTTCAAATGGAAAGACTTGGAATAGCCATTACTCAAATGAAACCATTGTCAAATAAGGTAGAGGACAAGCTGTTCCATGAATTTGCAAATTATTTCATGATAAGCGTTGAAAACATCAAACCTCACGGTGCGGGATGCTATGGAATCATCGCAAAAAGATCATTGCATGAAAAATGCAATGGATTCGATGAATCACTTACCTTTGGTGAAGATACAGATTACATTGAACGATTGGCAAAAATAGAACGCTTTAAAGTATTAAGAAATGCTAAGATTGGTGTTTCAACAAGAAGGCTTGAAGAAGAGGGCATTGTTACCTTAATCCAGCAATACGGTAAAAGTACAGTAAATGACTTTTTAGGAAAAAGAACCGATGCCAGTGAACTGAACTATAACTTCGGCCACAGCACAGAAACTCTTTCAAAATCAAAATTGAGTAGGCTGGAAAGGGGCACTGAAAGAATAAACGAACTTAAAGGAACTTACGATGAATCCCTTCAAAAGATTAACAGAACCCGGCAAAGAATAAACACTAACAAGAAAAAAAGAGACAAGAAAGTGGTATTCTATTGCGCATGCGGAGAAGGAATGGGTCATGCAATAAGAACCGGAGTAATCGTTGACAAAATTAAAGAAAAATATGACGTTTACATATTCTCAAGCGACAGGGCATACGAATACCTGAATTCTAAATTCGATAATGTTTATGAAATTGGCGGATTTAACACCGTATACATCAACAATAAGGTAAACAACTTAAGGACACTTTCAAATGCAATAAAAAGAAATCCAACCAACATGAAGGTAGGATATGAAAAACTATATAAAAAAGCAAGGGAATTAAAGCCTGATGTTATAGTGACCGACTTTGAGATATATGCCACAATGGTTTCAAAATTGCTCAGCATTCCATTAATAAGCCTAGACAATATCCATATGATAACACAGACAAAAATCGATTATCCCAAAAAACATTATGCCGAAATGATAAAGGCAAAAGGTGTAATCAAAACATATGTCGTCAAGCCAAAAGTGCATATTTTAACCAGTTTCTTTTATCCGAAAGTCAGACCAAGAAAAAATGCGGTAATATACCCACCTATTATACGTGAAGATATCCTAAAACTCGAACCTAGTGAAGACGACCACATTATCGTTTATCAAACCAGTAAGGAAAGTGTGAAGCTTGTAAATAAGTTAAAATCTCTTAAAAACGAAAAGTTCATCGTTTATGGTTTCAACAAAAACGAAGTGGATGAAAATTTAACCTATAAGGAATTTAACGAAGATGTATTTTATGATGATTTGGCTTCATCAAAGGCAGTAATCTGCAATGGAGGATTTACATTCATTTCAGAAGCAATATGCCTTAAAAAACCAATTTATTCTGTTCCTGCAATCGGAAACTTCGAGCAAACTCTAAACGGATTCTACGTGCGAAAGCTAGGATACGGGGAATACCATGAAGTAATGAGCCCTCAAAAAGTTAAGGCTTTCTTAAACAGACTTCCAACATATAAGGAAAAGCTATCCAGAGTTAAAAAGACAAATAATGAAGGAATTGTCCAGGAACTAATTTACAGAATCGAAAAATACTCCAGATAA
- a CDS encoding TatD family hydrolase, with product MDNLVDIGLNLMHSSFKKDRVEIIEEAKKVGVNQFIITGTNVHSSQMAAEYASKYPGTLFSTSGVHPHDAKTCNGHTMFELEKISKNDCVVAIGECGLDYNRNFSPQDLQRKWFEAQIEVAERTDLPLFLHEREAHKDLYTILKRHDSVIERSVVHCFTGTKQEAQNYIDLGCFIGVTGWICDMKRGRDLQEAVSVIPPEKLMIETDAPFLIPKNFDKKPKKNRNEPKYLPHILKTIALCMGMDAEELAVQVNKNTKEFFKI from the coding sequence GTGGATAATCTTGTCGATATTGGCTTAAACCTGATGCATTCCTCATTCAAAAAGGACAGGGTTGAAATTATTGAAGAAGCCAAAAAAGTTGGTGTTAATCAGTTTATCATTACAGGAACCAACGTGCATTCAAGCCAGATGGCTGCCGAATATGCTTCAAAATATCCTGGAACCTTGTTTTCAACTTCAGGTGTTCATCCCCACGATGCAAAAACATGCAATGGGCACACCATGTTTGAACTTGAAAAGATATCTAAAAATGATTGTGTTGTTGCAATCGGAGAATGCGGTCTTGACTATAACAGAAACTTTTCACCGCAAGACCTTCAAAGAAAATGGTTTGAAGCCCAGATAGAAGTGGCCGAAAGAACCGATTTGCCTTTATTTCTACATGAAAGAGAAGCGCACAAAGACTTATACACCATTCTAAAAAGACATGACAGTGTTATTGAACGCTCTGTAGTTCATTGCTTTACAGGAACAAAACAGGAAGCACAAAATTACATTGATTTAGGTTGTTTTATTGGTGTTACAGGTTGGATTTGTGATATGAAAAGAGGAAGAGACCTGCAGGAAGCTGTAAGTGTAATTCCTCCTGAAAAATTGATGATTGAAACAGATGCACCGTTTTTAATACCTAAAAACTTTGACAAGAAACCTAAAAAAAATAGAAATGAACCAAAATATTTACCCCACATCCTCAAAACAATTGCACTCTGCATGGGAATGGATGCAGAGGAACTTGCAGTTCAAGTTAATAAAAATACTAAAGAATTCTTTAAAATATAG
- the pyrH gene encoding UMP kinase, protein MKIVIAIGGSILLKEYDCKKFQEYSAILKDLTEEHELFIVVGGGKPAREYISVVRDLGAGEAQCDDIGIEVTRINAKLMLAALGDAAYQRVPHNFQEALEFSATGKIVVMGGTEPAHSTDAVSAILAEFVQADKLINLTSVDGMYTKDPNKFDDAELVPEITATDLLEFLSGKDVKAGTYEFFDTTAVQMIKRSDLETIITNGFEPENLIKAVNGENIGTRIINE, encoded by the coding sequence ATGAAAATTGTAATCGCAATTGGAGGATCAATTTTACTTAAAGAATATGATTGTAAAAAATTCCAGGAATACAGTGCTATATTAAAAGATTTGACCGAAGAACACGAATTATTCATTGTTGTTGGAGGAGGAAAACCGGCAAGAGAATATATCAGCGTAGTTCGTGACTTGGGTGCTGGTGAAGCGCAATGTGATGACATTGGAATTGAAGTTACAAGAATAAATGCTAAATTAATGTTGGCCGCACTTGGTGATGCAGCATATCAAAGAGTACCTCACAATTTCCAGGAAGCATTGGAATTTTCAGCAACTGGAAAAATAGTCGTTATGGGTGGAACAGAGCCTGCGCACAGTACTGATGCAGTATCTGCAATCTTGGCAGAATTCGTTCAAGCAGACAAACTCATCAACTTGACTTCAGTTGACGGAATGTATACAAAAGACCCTAACAAATTTGATGATGCTGAACTTGTTCCGGAAATTACAGCAACTGATTTGCTTGAATTTTTAAGCGGCAAGGACGTTAAAGCAGGAACCTATGAATTCTTCGACACAACTGCAGTCCAGATGATTAAAAGATCTGATTTGGAAACTATCATTACCAACGGCTTTGAACCTGAAAACCTAATCAAGGCCGTCAATGGAGAAAACATAGGAACAAGAATTATTAATGAATAG
- a CDS encoding RraA family protein, producing MSISPKDVLNKNKNLNKRVDIEKINLKNVTIDDLKFNGKNYDAYIHLQSLLDNVSACQVSDAYNSISKRSGTIQSIKPINNQKVWGSIFTVETDSDDWGTSAIAIDEANPGDILFFKVNGDDKAIWGELASTCARDNGIKATVIYGSARDLDALLYMDYPVFASNFCPNAGLPLGLGSLNEPIEVEDVKINPGDFFIADESGIVVIPKELFAKTMIATLGVKLKESKIINDIADGITLAEIVGLR from the coding sequence ATGTCAATCAGTCCAAAAGATGTATTAAACAAAAATAAAAATCTAAACAAACGTGTTGATATTGAAAAAATTAATCTTAAAAATGTCACTATTGACGATTTGAAATTCAATGGAAAAAACTATGATGCTTACATTCATTTACAATCTTTATTAGACAATGTTTCAGCCTGTCAGGTTTCAGATGCATACAACTCAATTTCAAAAAGGTCAGGCACAATCCAATCTATTAAGCCAATCAACAACCAAAAGGTTTGGGGATCCATTTTCACAGTCGAAACAGACAGCGATGATTGGGGAACCTCTGCAATAGCTATTGATGAGGCCAATCCAGGAGATATTTTATTTTTTAAGGTAAATGGTGATGATAAGGCAATATGGGGCGAACTGGCTTCCACTTGTGCACGCGACAATGGAATCAAGGCAACCGTAATTTACGGTTCAGCACGTGATTTGGATGCTCTTTTATACATGGACTATCCGGTTTTTGCAAGTAATTTCTGTCCAAATGCAGGTTTGCCTTTAGGCCTGGGCAGTTTAAATGAGCCTATTGAAGTCGAGGATGTCAAGATCAATCCTGGTGATTTTTTCATAGCTGATGAGAGTGGTATTGTTGTTATTCCGAAGGAGTTATTTGCCAAAACAATGATTGCCACATTAGGCGTCAAATTGAAAGAGTCAAAAATCATTAATGATATTGCCGATGGCATAACCTTAGCTGAGATAGTTGGGCTCAGATAA
- a CDS encoding sulfite exporter TauE/SafE family protein: MFPIEYFIGLILIGICAGFASGLLGVGGGFLIVPLQYFLLKYIGVSPDLAILISFGTSLAIIIPTSISGAYRHTRTMDNILKPGIRLGIFGIIGGALGGFVASVLPSRVLEIIFGLLLLFITVNNIVNINKEREEAKIPFNWISIGIIGLLVGFSSGLLGVGGGVFLIAILTALLGFSMIEAIGTSSIFISLTAVGGFLSYMISGWGVSTFPYSIGYVSIINFILIACFSVPMASLGAKMAHKVPQKKLKIIFSVLVLYMALKMLGILP; encoded by the coding sequence ATGTTTCCAATAGAATATTTCATAGGACTGATTTTAATTGGTATCTGTGCCGGTTTTGCATCAGGGCTTTTAGGTGTTGGTGGAGGATTTTTAATTGTTCCTCTGCAATATTTCCTGTTAAAGTACATTGGAGTATCGCCAGATCTTGCAATCTTAATCTCTTTTGGAACAAGTTTGGCAATCATTATTCCAACATCTATTAGCGGTGCTTATAGGCATACCAGAACAATGGACAATATCTTAAAGCCAGGAATTCGTTTAGGTATTTTTGGAATTATTGGTGGTGCACTGGGCGGTTTTGTTGCTTCAGTCCTGCCTTCAAGAGTTCTGGAGATAATTTTTGGCCTTTTACTGTTGTTCATTACAGTTAACAATATCGTCAATATCAATAAGGAAAGGGAAGAAGCCAAAATCCCATTTAATTGGATTTCAATTGGAATAATAGGATTGCTTGTTGGTTTTTCATCAGGACTTTTGGGTGTTGGCGGAGGAGTATTTTTAATAGCCATCCTAACAGCACTGCTCGGATTTTCAATGATAGAAGCTATTGGAACATCTTCAATATTCATTAGCTTGACAGCTGTTGGAGGATTTTTGTCTTATATGATTTCAGGCTGGGGAGTTAGCACATTTCCATATTCAATAGGTTATGTGAGCATTATTAATTTTATTTTGATTGCTTGTTTTTCAGTGCCAATGGCATCACTTGGAGCTAAAATGGCACATAAGGTTCCTCAAAAAAAGCTAAAAATAATATTTTCAGTATTGGTCTTATATATGGCATTAAAAATGTTGGGTATTTTACCGTGA
- a CDS encoding adhesin, translating into MKKQIAILLIALLIVTPAIQGVTASKTVFLTSDLINNKDADLEMLTSIKGYIEDISGGELQVIVDNEAPAAGEGWRAIAVTSDVSVCFSAADAGNYLQLASAVTNSSKQIIMVNTGDYDLDNHSNFLRRAWDDNYSNESLAGMHDPGTFLKTAGIFYIQPAKEFPDNYRDGNLDHTNDEMNKKIAQQIVDIATGTSDFNGTLSDDLLTTNKISPAGMASASKELVNSGDKELKGPYGAYSTPQLLYQTSCYLNGNGIDIPREYGEPEDPQGISILTRDTYSVYDYFKMGGIVKNYMDENGRAPDSIEYEGAHISYYDLVYNFAKITQNHTDAEHMGFENEYHFDKVNDSILLHIFPIVLILLVLFAAYKLYGKLRRFR; encoded by the coding sequence ATGAAAAAACAAATTGCAATACTACTAATAGCCTTATTAATAGTTACTCCAGCAATACAGGGAGTAACTGCGTCAAAAACTGTATTTTTGACATCGGATCTTATTAACAATAAAGATGCTGATTTAGAAATGTTAACATCCATCAAAGGTTATATTGAAGACATAAGCGGAGGAGAACTTCAAGTAATCGTTGATAATGAGGCGCCTGCAGCCGGTGAAGGTTGGCGGGCGATAGCAGTGACAAGTGATGTTAGCGTGTGCTTTTCAGCAGCTGATGCTGGAAACTACCTGCAATTGGCATCGGCGGTAACCAATTCAAGCAAACAAATTATAATGGTGAATACTGGGGATTATGATTTAGACAATCATTCCAATTTCCTTAGAAGAGCTTGGGACGACAATTATTCAAACGAATCACTTGCAGGAATGCATGACCCTGGAACATTTCTAAAAACAGCAGGAATATTTTACATTCAGCCTGCAAAAGAATTCCCTGATAATTATAGGGATGGTAATTTAGACCACACCAATGATGAGATGAACAAGAAGATAGCACAGCAAATCGTGGATATCGCTACCGGAACCAGCGATTTTAATGGGACCTTGAGTGATGATTTACTTACTACAAATAAGATATCTCCTGCAGGAATGGCCAGTGCAAGCAAAGAACTTGTAAACAGTGGAGATAAAGAATTGAAAGGACCATACGGTGCTTATTCCACACCCCAACTGTTATACCAAACCAGTTGCTATCTGAACGGAAATGGAATAGACATTCCTAGGGAATACGGTGAACCGGAAGATCCTCAAGGAATTTCAATTCTGACAAGAGATACATATTCAGTTTATGATTACTTTAAGATGGGTGGAATCGTTAAAAACTATATGGATGAGAACGGAAGAGCCCCTGACTCAATCGAATATGAAGGAGCACATATAAGCTATTATGATTTAGTCTACAACTTTGCAAAAATAACCCAAAATCATACTGACGCGGAACATATGGGCTTTGAAAATGAATATCACTTCGATAAGGTTAACGATTCAATACTCTTGCACATATTCCCAATCGTTTTAATACTATTGGTATTATTTGCAGCATACAAATTATACGGTAAACTTAGAAGATTCAGATAA
- a CDS encoding transcription initiation factor IIB, with amino-acid sequence MPKRGRKTAEKSGTQDDVYNQDKQTVCPECGSTELIGDYERAEVVCARCGLVIDENLVDMGPEWRAFDHEQRDKRTRVGAPITYTIHDKGLSTMIDWRNKDIYGRDIPARNRAQWYRLRKWQRKIRISGATERNLAFALSELDRDSSRLGLPRSVREAASVVYRSAVDNKLIRGRSIEGVVAASLYAACRRCNVPRTLDEIAEVSRVTKKEVGRTYRFLTRELNIKLPPTSPVDYVPRFASELGLSGEAQSKAIEIIEKAMEKGLTSGRGPTGVAAAALYIASVLLGERKTQRDVADIAGVTEVTIRNRYKELTEQLEMGVTL; translated from the coding sequence ATTCCAAAGAGAGGACGCAAAACTGCAGAAAAATCTGGCACTCAAGATGATGTTTACAACCAAGACAAACAAACCGTATGTCCAGAATGTGGTTCTACTGAATTAATTGGTGACTATGAAAGAGCAGAAGTAGTATGTGCTCGTTGTGGATTAGTCATTGATGAAAATCTTGTTGATATGGGTCCTGAATGGAGAGCTTTCGACCACGAACAAAGAGATAAGCGTACAAGAGTAGGTGCTCCAATCACATACACTATTCACGATAAAGGTTTAAGTACCATGATCGATTGGAGAAACAAGGATATTTACGGTCGTGATATTCCTGCAAGAAACAGAGCTCAATGGTACAGATTAAGAAAATGGCAAAGAAAAATCAGAATTTCCGGTGCAACCGAAAGAAACTTGGCGTTTGCATTAAGTGAACTTGACCGTGACTCCTCAAGGTTAGGTCTTCCAAGAAGCGTAAGGGAAGCTGCATCCGTAGTGTATAGAAGTGCAGTAGATAACAAATTGATTAGAGGAAGAAGTATTGAAGGAGTAGTTGCAGCATCATTATACGCTGCATGCAGACGTTGTAATGTACCACGTACTTTAGACGAAATTGCGGAAGTATCAAGAGTTACTAAAAAAGAAGTGGGCCGTACATACAGATTCCTGACCCGTGAGTTAAACATTAAATTGCCACCAACTTCTCCGGTGGACTATGTTCCTAGATTTGCTTCAGAACTGGGATTATCCGGTGAAGCACAATCCAAAGCTATTGAAATCATTGAAAAGGCAATGGAAAAAGGATTAACCTCTGGAAGAGGACCTACTGGTGTAGCAGCGGCTGCATTGTACATCGCATCAGTTTTACTCGGTGAGAGAAAAACACAAAGGGATGTAGCAGATATTGCTGGCGTTACTGAAGTAACCATAAGAAACAGATACAAAGAATTAACTGAACAATTAGAAATGGGTGTAACTTTATAG
- a CDS encoding Gar1/Naf1 family protein, with amino-acid sequence MKFLGNSLHIANSGKLIARSTKTPSPGAIVFDSRKNKIGKVGYVFGPTKQPYISIRLFKSANRDEIAKNCGEKLFVSKQKSKKSRKGRMRPRHKK; translated from the coding sequence ATGAAATTTTTAGGTAATAGTTTGCATATTGCAAACTCTGGAAAATTAATAGCTAGATCTACCAAAACACCTTCACCAGGTGCAATTGTTTTCGATAGTCGTAAAAATAAAATTGGTAAGGTCGGTTATGTATTTGGGCCAACTAAGCAGCCCTATATCTCAATTAGATTGTTTAAATCAGCTAATAGAGATGAAATTGCGAAAAACTGTGGTGAAAAACTATTTGTATCAAAACAAAAATCCAAAAAGTCTAGAAAAGGGAGGATGAGACCACGACACAAAAAGTAG
- a CDS encoding DUF2116 family Zn-ribbon domain-containing protein yields the protein MAVEPHKHCPICGTPIPLNELVCSPDCQKVWDARLNQRKRSQIILYIVIAIFLIIWAIMTFMK from the coding sequence ATGGCAGTAGAACCTCATAAACATTGTCCAATATGTGGAACCCCAATTCCATTGAACGAACTAGTATGCTCACCAGATTGTCAGAAAGTCTGGGATGCAAGATTAAACCAAAGAAAAAGATCACAAATAATCTTATATATAGTCATTGCAATTTTCCTGATTATATGGGCCATAATGACATTCATGAAATAG
- a CDS encoding DMT family transporter, with protein MRKIYLILPILAGIMFGSSGVFVRTLTQNGIDSTTLLFLRFSIAIIPILIAILATDKSLFKIDLKDIPLFLVCAICIVGLNLCYNESMNTVPLSLAAVLLSTAPIFVLIFAYVLFKEKITSRKVICMMMAIAGCVLMTGVFESNILNIPPFGILLGFGAAIFWAIYLMASKKSIEDGKHTFTILFYSIILISIGLIPFSNFNQISSFISINPVLTIIFLILHSTFSFALPYILSTLSLNYIDSGVSSILLSGAEPFAALIFGLIFYREIPTILMFTGFILTIVAMMLLGKNESTEN; from the coding sequence ATGAGAAAAATCTATTTAATTTTGCCCATTCTTGCAGGAATAATGTTTGGATCAAGCGGCGTTTTTGTTCGAACATTGACTCAAAACGGAATCGATTCTACCACCCTCCTATTTTTAAGGTTTTCAATAGCCATCATTCCCATATTGATTGCCATTCTGGCAACTGATAAAAGTCTGTTTAAGATAGATTTGAAGGATATTCCCTTATTTTTAGTTTGCGCAATCTGCATTGTAGGGCTTAATCTGTGCTATAATGAATCAATGAATACTGTGCCATTGTCTTTGGCTGCAGTTTTATTGTCCACTGCACCGATTTTTGTATTGATATTTGCATATGTGCTGTTTAAAGAAAAGATTACATCTAGAAAAGTGATTTGCATGATGATGGCTATTGCAGGATGTGTGCTAATGACAGGGGTCTTTGAAAGCAATATTTTAAACATTCCTCCATTTGGAATATTATTGGGTTTTGGCGCTGCAATATTTTGGGCGATATATCTTATGGCTTCCAAAAAATCAATTGAAGATGGAAAACATACCTTTACAATCCTTTTCTATTCAATTATCCTTATTTCAATAGGATTAATACCGTTTTCCAATTTCAATCAGATATCAAGTTTCATTTCAATCAATCCTGTTTTGACCATAATATTTCTAATTCTACACTCTACTTTTTCATTTGCCTTGCCGTATATCCTGTCAACATTGAGCCTGAATTATATTGACTCCGGCGTTTCATCCATACTGCTGTCAGGTGCCGAACCTTTTGCGGCATTGATTTTCGGATTGATATTTTATAGAGAGATTCCAACAATTCTGATGTTTACCGGATTCATATTAACTATAGTGGCCATGATGCTTTTAGGTAAAAATGAAAGTACTGAAAATTAA
- a CDS encoding aquaporin: MKRYIAELIGTMFLVLLGCGSAAIAGSVLGTIGIALAFGLSVVAMTCAVGGISGCHINPAVSIGMWIDGRIDSDDLMMYIAFQCIGAIIGIALLVAIINSAPNLGGIAATGLGQNGFGSASSVGLDAIGAIIVEIILTFAFVFTFLGVTKKAENSAVAGIAIGLAFTLVYLIGIPLTGGSANPARSFAPALFLGGQAFKQVWVFILAPVVGAVLAGTIFKELTSEDI, encoded by the coding sequence ATGAAAAGATATATTGCAGAATTAATAGGAACAATGTTTCTTGTCCTGTTAGGCTGTGGAAGCGCAGCCATTGCAGGTTCTGTATTGGGCACTATTGGAATTGCTCTAGCATTCGGCTTGTCTGTTGTAGCCATGACATGCGCTGTAGGAGGCATCTCCGGATGTCACATCAACCCTGCTGTCTCAATCGGCATGTGGATTGATGGAAGGATTGACTCTGATGACTTGATGATGTATATTGCATTCCAGTGCATCGGCGCGATAATCGGCATTGCCCTTTTAGTAGCGATTATCAATTCAGCCCCCAATCTTGGAGGAATTGCCGCAACAGGATTAGGTCAAAACGGATTTGGTTCAGCATCAAGCGTTGGCTTGGATGCTATCGGAGCCATTATTGTTGAGATAATTCTAACCTTTGCATTTGTATTCACATTCCTTGGTGTTACTAAAAAAGCAGAAAATAGTGCCGTTGCAGGCATTGCAATCGGTTTGGCATTTACATTAGTATATCTCATCGGCATTCCATTAACTGGCGGTTCTGCAAACCCCGCACGTAGTTTTGCACCTGCATTATTCCTTGGCGGCCAGGCTTTCAAACAAGTTTGGGTGTTTATTCTAGCGCCTGTCGTCGGTGCAGTCCTTGCAGGCACAATATTCAAAGAGTTAACTTCAGAGGATATTTAA
- a CDS encoding YbjQ family protein → MILTSANTLENKQIIDYKGLVTGESLIGSNIYKDLFSGVRDVVGGRTSQYEEELEKARNIAFESMEEKAKSLGANAIIGLKISYDNLGGTMGNTILVTAYGTAVKYE, encoded by the coding sequence ATGATTTTAACTTCAGCAAATACATTAGAAAACAAGCAAATTATAGATTATAAGGGTCTTGTTACCGGAGAGTCTTTAATCGGTTCCAATATTTATAAAGACTTATTTTCAGGCGTTCGTGATGTTGTAGGCGGTAGAACTTCACAATATGAAGAAGAATTGGAGAAAGCCCGTAACATTGCCTTTGAAAGTATGGAAGAAAAAGCTAAAAGCTTAGGTGCTAATGCAATAATCGGACTTAAGATTTCTTATGATAACCTCGGAGGTACCATGGGAAATACCATCCTTGTAACAGCATATGGCACCGCCGTGAAATACGAATAG
- a CDS encoding M48 family metallopeptidase, whose translation MSGDRKIGENFDAEKADSIFDKLKNVEGKIKPKREGKFDNIKDLMNEAQYLEKSGKLDEACELYRQVIFVLPDSQKAYEALINIYQKQGKTDEEKDILKEAISNCKKNDEFKKRLNELVK comes from the coding sequence ATGAGTGGAGACAGAAAAATCGGAGAAAACTTTGATGCTGAAAAAGCAGACAGCATTTTCGATAAATTAAAAAATGTTGAAGGGAAAATAAAACCTAAAAGGGAAGGGAAATTCGATAATATTAAGGATTTGATGAATGAAGCGCAATATCTGGAAAAATCAGGTAAATTGGATGAAGCCTGTGAATTGTACAGGCAGGTCATTTTTGTTTTGCCGGATTCTCAAAAGGCTTATGAAGCCCTTATAAACATTTACCAAAAACAGGGAAAAACTGATGAGGAAAAAGACATTTTAAAGGAAGCTATCAGTAATTGTAAAAAGAATGATGAGTTTAAAAAAAGATTAAATGAATTGGTTAAATGA